A segment of the Streptomyces sp. XD-27 genome:
CTGGCGGACCGCGTGCTGCGCGTTGGGGGCGCACTCCTTGCCCGGCTCCTGCGCCGTGAGGTCCGGGACGGCGGCGGCGTCCCCGGCGGCCCACGCGTGCTCGACGCCTTCGACGCGCAGCTCGGGGGTGCAGACCAGCCGGCCGCGGCCGTCCCTCGGCAGATCGGTGGCGGCGAGCACGGGGTGCGGCTTGACGCCCGCGGTCCACACCAGGGTGCGGGTGGGGAAGCGGGAGCCGTCGCTCAGCACGGCGATCCGGTCCTCGCACGTCTCCAGGCGGGTTTCGAGGCGTACGTCGATGTTCCGGCCGCGCAGCTCGCGGACCGCGTACCGGCCCATCTCCTCTCCGACCTCGGGGAGGATGCGTCCGGTCGCCTCCACGAGGATCCATTTGAGGTCGTCCGGCGCGATGTTGTGGTAGTAGCGCACGGCGTAGCGGGCCATGTCCTCCAGCTCGGCGAGCGCTTCGACCCCCGCGTATCCGCCACCGACGAAGACGAAGGTGAGCGCGGCGTCGCGGACGTCCGGATCGCGGGTGGAGGAGGCGATGTCGAGCTGCTCCAGCACGTGGTTGCGCAGGCCGATGGCCTCTTCCACGGTCTTGAAGCCGATGCCGTAGTCGGCCAGACCGGGGATCGGGAGGGCGCGGGAGATGGAGCCGGGAGCCAGCACGAGTTCGTCGTAGTGGATCGCGATCGCGCCGGTGCCCTCCTCCTCGGAGGCGAGGGTCTTGATGCTCGCGGTGCGTTTGGCGTGGTCGATCGAGGTGGCCTCGCCGATGACGACCTGGCACTTGGGCAGGACGCGGCGCAGCGGTACGACGACGTGCCGCGGTGAGATGGATCCGGCAGCCGCCTCGGGCAGGAACGGCTGGTAGGTCATGTACGGCTCGGGGTCGACCACGATGACCTGTGCCTCGCCGCGCTTCAGCTGCCGCTGAAGGCGCAGCGCGGTGTACATCCCGACGTAGCCACCGCCGACAACGAGAATGCGCGCAGGTTCCTTCACCCTCCCATGACGCACCTGTGACCGGAGTTTGTCCACAGGCCCGACGAATTGTGTGACCGGAGGCGGTCGCGGGCCGGCGGACCGGTCGTCGGCGGTATGTGGCGAATGCGTGCAGGTCAGCGCCGGGAACCGGGCCGACGGACGAGGGCGCAAAGCGGAGAGATCGGGCTCGTACTCCGATCGGGGGGCGGGATGTGCCGAACTACCCCCTTCTTTCTTGACCTGGGCTCAACTATGTTCGTACTTGGTCGGGGTTGAGACTGCCCGACCAGTCAGGGCGGGGAGTCTCCGGGGGGAGACGCGTCATTACCGGGGGAACACATATGCATATCCAGGGTTCTCATTGGGCCGCTGCTGTCGCTTCGGCGGACGGGACCGGCGGTCGTCATGCTCCGCTGCGCGTGGACGCGCAGCGCAATCTCGAGCACGTTCTACGCGCGGCGCGCGAGGTCTTCGGCGAGCTGGGCTACGGCGCGCCGATGGAGGACGTGGCACGGCGGGCGCGGGTCGGTGTCGGCACCGTGTACCGGCGCTTCCCCAGCAAGGACGTGCTGGTGCGGCGCATAGCCGACGAGGAGACGGCCCGGCTGACCGACCAGGCGCGGGCCGCGCTGGGGCAGGAGGACGAGCCGTGGTCGGCGCTGTCCCGCTTCCTGCGTACGTCCGTGGCGTCCGGTGCCGGGCGGCTGCTGCCGCCGCAGGTGCTGCGGGTCGGCGTCGAGGTGGAGGCGGAGGAGCCCGCTCGGGTGCCGCACCAGCGGCAGCCGGGTTCGAACCAGCCGGAGCTGCGGCTGGTCGAGCAGCGTCCGGCGCCGCGCCAGGAGCGCGACGACGCGGGCGTGGCGGCGCTGCTGGAGGTCGTCGGGCAGCTCGTCGAGCGGGCGAGGGCAGCGGGTGAGCTGCGGGCGGATGTGACGGTCGCGGACGTGCTGCTGGTGATAGCGACGGCGGCGCCTTCGCTCCCGGACGCGGCGCAGCAGGCGGCGGCATCGGCACGGCTGCTGGACATCCTGCTGGACGGGCTACGGTCGCGCCCGTAGGACTGATCGGCTGCTCTCGGCGGAGCTGGTCGGCTGTTGTCGGCGGAGACGGTCGGCTGCTCCCGGCGGAGTTGGCCGGTTGTTCTCGGCAGAGACGGTCGGCCGCCGACTGCGACTCGGCCGGCTCCGTCACCCCCGGCCTGCCTCTGCCTCGTGGACAGGCCGCGGGCAGGCAGGTCTCCGATGGCCGACCTTTCGCCCGTATGGGTGAACGGTAGCGTCGCCGTACGGCAACCCCGCCCCGGAAGAGTGGTTGCGGGTTGTACGGGGTGGCGCCGTGGGGCGGCTGTGGCACTCTTACCCGGTGTTCGAGTGCGTCGGTCGGGTCGGGGGCTTCCGCTATGGGTGGTGTTGACGGGCGAGGAGAGCCGCGCGACCGCAACGAGCGGGACACGGGCGGGCAGGGGACCGAGGCAGCGGAGACGTCCGGGGCCGGAACGAGCGGCGCCGGAACGGGCGGAGCGGACGAGGCCCGGCCCGTCGGCACCGGGGCTCCTGGTGGGGGTGAAGCCGGCAGAGGCGCCCCCTCGCCTCAGGTGCCGGCGCAAGGGGGCCGGCACCGCCGCGTCAAGGGCATGTCCCGGCCGAACCCGAGCGTGCCATCGCAGCGCGACCGCGCCGGCGGGGCCACCGGTGCGGCCGGCGAGGCGGAGGGCGGGACGGCACCGTCGGACGCCGACCTGGTCACGCGGCTGCGCGACGGTGACGACACCGCGTACGAGGAGTTGTACCGCCGTCATGCCGGCTCGGTGCGGCGGTACGCCCGTAGCTGCTGCCGGGACGCCGACACCGCGGACGACCTCACCGCCGAGGTGTTCGCACGGACGCTGCAGGCGGTACGGGGCGGGGCGGGCCCGGATTCGGCGGTCCGCGCCTACCTGCTCACCACCGTGCGACGGGTTGCGGCGACGTGGGGCAGGACGGCCAAGCGGGAGCAGCTCGTCGAGGATTTCGCCGCGTTCGCGTCCGACGCGGCACGGCCCGCGGCCGAGGCCCGCACGCATGACCAGGGCGCGGACGTCAAGGCGATGCACGCCGCCGAGCGGACCCTGGCCGTCAAGGCGTTCCGCAGCCTGCCGGAGCACTACCAGGCGGTGCTGTGGCACACCACGGTCGAGGAGGAGTCGCCGCGTGAGGTGGCACCACTGCTCGGTCTGTCGGACAACGCCACGGCGGTGCTGGCGCACCGGGCCCGGGAGAAGCTCAAGCAGGCGTACCTCCAGGCCCATGTGAGCACCGCCCTGACCGAGGGCGGGGACTGCGCGCGGTACGCCGACCGGCTGGGCGCGTACGCACGCGGCGGTCTGCGGACGCGGGCGGAACTCGGACTGCGCAAGCACCTGGAGAACTGCCCGAAGTGCCGTATGGCGGCCCTGGAGGTCGCCGACGTGAACGCGCGGCTGCGCGCCGTGCTGCCGCTCGCGGTCATCGGCT
Coding sequences within it:
- a CDS encoding TetR/AcrR family transcriptional regulator yields the protein MHIQGSHWAAAVASADGTGGRHAPLRVDAQRNLEHVLRAAREVFGELGYGAPMEDVARRARVGVGTVYRRFPSKDVLVRRIADEETARLTDQARAALGQEDEPWSALSRFLRTSVASGAGRLLPPQVLRVGVEVEAEEPARVPHQRQPGSNQPELRLVEQRPAPRQERDDAGVAALLEVVGQLVERARAAGELRADVTVADVLLVIATAAPSLPDAAQQAAASARLLDILLDGLRSRP
- a CDS encoding NAD(P)/FAD-dependent oxidoreductase gives rise to the protein MYTALRLQRQLKRGEAQVIVVDPEPYMTYQPFLPEAAAGSISPRHVVVPLRRVLPKCQVVIGEATSIDHAKRTASIKTLASEEEGTGAIAIHYDELVLAPGSISRALPIPGLADYGIGFKTVEEAIGLRNHVLEQLDIASSTRDPDVRDAALTFVFVGGGYAGVEALAELEDMARYAVRYYHNIAPDDLKWILVEATGRILPEVGEEMGRYAVRELRGRNIDVRLETRLETCEDRIAVLSDGSRFPTRTLVWTAGVKPHPVLAATDLPRDGRGRLVCTPELRVEGVEHAWAAGDAAAVPDLTAQEPGKECAPNAQHAVRQAKVLAGNILAALREQPLREYKYSYAGSVASLGLHKGVAHVYGRKFKGYPAWFMHRVYHLSRVPTFNRKARVLAEWTLAGLFKREIVSLGSLENPRAEFELAAGTGRHPEAS